A DNA window from Fusarium fujikuroi IMI 58289 draft genome, chromosome FFUJ_chr11 contains the following coding sequences:
- a CDS encoding related to putative tartrate transporter gives MAVPPETSMSNPSRDAKPDAGFEAVHDEKVLEQNGVHNHRGDYSGAATKTDPAEIALVRKLDRMIMPILWAMYFLNYLDRNALPQARLNSLEKDLNLKGVEYNTAISILFVGYLLMQIPSNMFMTRTRPSIYLSCCMIGWAAVSACTATVKSYSGLIACRFFLGFVEAPFYPGALYLLSIYYTRKELATRISLLYTGQVVSTGCSGLIAAATFSTLDQVKGIAGWQWLFIIEGSVTALVAIFGFFLLPDDPSETRWLTPEERELCIKRISRDTVGQQVRGSTWEGLKQACKDPRTWLFCLMQNLHISACSFNNFFPTIVRAMGFKSTTALLLTAPPYFVSGILGIPFAWSSGHFNERTWHITAGLSLAVIGFVMSCATVNVAVRYTATFLYATGAYSVGSVILGWVSNTLSQTPEKKSVAYALVNVTANLAYIYCAYLWPSSDGPDYLMGFSTMVAFAATSIMCA, from the exons ATGGCTGTCCCTCCCGAGACCTCAATGTCCAACCCTTCAAGGGATGCGAAGCCTGACGCTGGCTTCGAGGCCGTCCACGATGAGAAGGTCCTCGAGCAGAACGGAGTTCATAATCATCGCGGAGACTACTCGGGTGCTGCAACCAAGACTGACCCTGCTGAGATTGCCTTGGTCCGGAAGCTCGACAGGATGATCATG CCTATTCTCTGGGCCATGTACTTTCTCAACTACCTTGACCGAAATGCTCTACCCCAAGCACGCTTGAACAGCCTCGAAAAGGACCTTAACCTCAAAGGCGTTGAGTACAACACTGCCATCTCGATTCTATTCGTTGGCTATCTCTTGATGCAAA TTCCCTCAAACATGTTCATGACACGAACTCGACCGTCCATATACTTATCTTGTTGCATGATTGGTTGGGCCGCCGTCTCAGCTTGTACCGCCACTGTCAAGAGTTACTCTGGCCTGATTGCTTGTCGATTCTTCTTGGGGTTCGTTGAGGCT CCATTCTACCCAGGCGCTTTGTATTTGCTATCGATCTACTACACTCGGAAAGAACTCGCTACACGTATTTCGCTTCTCTATACAGGCCAAGTCGTCAGCACTGGCTGTTCAGGGCTTATCGCGGCAGCTACATTCTCTACACTAGACCAAGTAAAGGGAATTGCTGGCTGGCAGTG GCTCTTCATAATCGAAGGCTCAGTAACGGCTCTTGTTgccatctttggcttctttctACTCCCTGATGACCCTTCTGAAACTCGATGGCTCACCCCCGAAGAGCGTGAGCTTTGTATCAAGCGAATTAGCCGAGATACCGTTGGCCAGCAGGTTCGAGGTTCAACTTGGGAAGGTCTCAAGCAAGCTTGCAAGGATCCTCGAACCTGGCTTTTTTGTCTTATGCAGAACCTCCACATCAG TGCATGCTCTTTCAACAATTTCTTCCCGACCATCGTCCGTGCCATGGGATTCAAGTCTACTACGGCCTTACTCCTCACTGCACCTCCATACTTTGTTTCTGGCATTCTTGGTATTCCATTCGCATGGTCATCTGGTCACTTTAACGAGCGCACTTGGCACATCACCGCAGGCCTCTCCCTCGCCGTCATCGGATTTGTGATGTCGTGCGCGACTGTCAATGTAGCAGTGCGATACACAGCCACTTTCCTTTATGCCACTGGCGCTTACTCGGTCGGGTCTGTTATACTGGGATGGGTCAGCAATACCCTCTCCCAAACTcctgagaagaagtcggtGGCGTATGCTCTGGTCAATGTTACAGCCAACTTGGCTTATATCTACTGCGCTTACCTTTGGCCTTCATCCGATGGCCCGGATTATCTTATGGGGTTCTCTACCATGGTGGCCTTTGCGGCCACAAGCATTATGTGTGCCTGA
- a CDS encoding probable transcription activator protein acu-15 produces the protein MTSTHGEARLSSPTSRAPVIVVDEERFDVTAKKMIALHVSKPTFFYEAEGIEQRREKPTDTSQHVTHTSYSLQNAAVPNPTPTATATPLSLSFQPAIQGTPLPTAPSLSGRQMSTDQAPSQPSSLNTVKEPVIGHMGRLVADDRQAPMFGGSTTGVHFISQAEQQLQLLHMHKDALPSCAYGLYLHNPWGASVHSSASPVVDIITQLPPNTIEIVEATIDRWTPLYPIVHKSSTIDAIQGLLSSYQSPGYDVVILYQTLALLALGMVGQKRDCIQQHNHFLCASEPFYMISTTLLERVVGQTCLQSLQGLVITQLYVQLSGRYSTASHISGLATRMAQTLGLHRHSDRFKFDPLETELRRRAWWCQYSLDAFSSAYHGMPRLIREQDVDTDFPTSVDHNLLSRTRVEFPLPGERSQVDTAISLFKLARIMGRTLEDLYTTTRRRGGVAKIARLQAELNMWEQAVLEPELEPEPTTLVTTKSLEVTFLRVAHCVATIHIHRPALSFTSADPQFVSSLKACGQASANLVELLSSCLGTRGINHATDQVMMGDWPESLLVTLLYPNGIHMLWQAGLTILFTGWKGYPVSVDQDENLIQMCIATLREFHRHTDDVGNHIGQCADVLELLCKKVFSELETLPDLDQLQWNIWDWPIASALELVNTLDIIPLDLNLNLY, from the exons atgacttcaaCTCATGGCGAAGCGCGATTAAGCTCGCCAACTAGTCGAGCTCCTG TGATCGTTGTCGACG aagaaagattcGATGTCACGGCGAAGAAAATGAT TGCTCTCCATGTCTCCAAGCCAACATT CTTTTACGAAGCCGAAGGAATTGAGCAGCGCCGTGAAAAACCAACAGATACCTCCCAGCATGTCACACATACCAGCTACTCTCTCCAGAATGCAGCAGTTCCAAATCCTACTCCTACAGCTACCGCAACTCCCCTGTCGCTTTCCTTCCAGCCGGCTATTCAAGGAACACCATTACCTACTGCACCCAGCTTATCTGGTCGTCAAATGAGCACCGACCAAGCCCCCTCTCAACCCAGTTCTCTAAACACCGTGAAGGAGCCTGTGATTGGTCATATGGGCCGTCTTGTAGCTGATGATCGACAAGCACCCATGTTTGGCGGTTCAACTACAGGCGTCCACTTCATAAGTCAGGCtgaacagcagcttcaacttctccacATGCATAAGGATGCACTTCCCAGCTGTGCATATGGCCTATACCTCCATAACCCTTGGGGAGCTTCAGTCCATAGTTCTGCGTCACCAGTGGTGGATATTATCACTCAACTTCCTCCGAACACAATCGAGATTGTGGAAGCAACTATAGACCGATGGACGCCATTGTATCCTATTGTTCACAAGTCATCGACAATCGATGCAATTCAGGGGCTGCTGAGCTCGTATCAAAGTCCAGGCTATGATGTTGTTATTCTATATCAAACACTTGCTCTACTTGCATTAGGAATGGTTGGACAGAAACGAGATTGTATACAGCAACACAATCACTTCTTGTGTGCCTCTGAACCTTTTTATATGATTTCCACTACTTTGCTTGAAAGAGTCGTGGGCCAGACATGTTTGCAAAGCTTGCAAGGTCTGGTTATCACCCAGCTATATGTTCAGTTGTCAGGGCGCTattcaacagcatcacatATATCCGGACTAGCTACCCGAATGGCTCAGACGTTGGGATTGCATCGACATTCTGATCGATTCAAGTTCGACCCTCTGGAAACGGAACTGAGAAGGCGGGCGTGGTGGTGCCAGTATTCCTTAGATGC GTTCTCAAGCGCTTATCATGGAATGCCGCGTCTGATTCGCGAACAAGATGTTGATACCGATTTCCCGACAAGTGTCGATCATAACCTCTTGTCTCGGACTCGTGTCGAATTCCCCTTACCGGGTGAGCGATCGCAAGTAGATACAGCCATTAGTCTTTTCAAGCTTGCTCGCATCATGGGCCGTACTCTTGAAGACCTCTACACTACAACCCGTCGCCGAGGAGGCGTTGCTAAGATTGCACGTCTACAAGCTGAGCTTAACATGTGGGAGCAGGCTGTCCTTGAACCTGAGCTTGAACCTGAGCCTACTACGTTGGTGACTACCAAGTCCCTAGAGGTTACGTTTTTGAGAGTTGCGCACTGCGTTGCTACAATTCACATACATCGACCGGCTTTGTCTTTTACATCTGCAGATCCCCAATTCGTGTCATCTCTCAAAGCATGCGGACAGGCTTCTGCAAATCTTGTTGAGTTATTGTCTTCTTGTCTAGGCACGCGGGGAATAAATCATGCCACAGATCAAGTCATGATGGGCGACTGGCCAGAATCTTTGCTTGTAACACTCCTCTATCCCAATGGAATACATATGTTATGGCAAGCAGGGTTAACAATCCTGTTCACAGGCTGGAAAGGGTATCCTGTATCAGTCGATCAAGACGAGAATCTGATTCAAATGTGTATTGCGACTCTGAGGGAGTTTCATCGGCATACGGATGATGTTGGGAACCATATTGGCCAGTGTGCTGATGTCTTGGAGCTACTTTGCAAGAAGGTATTCTCTGAGTTGGAAACACTGCCTGATCTTGATCAGCTTCAATGGAATATTTGGGATTGGCCAATAGCATCAGCGCTGGAACTTGTAAATACTCTTGACATAATACCCTTAGATTTGAACTTaaacctatattaa